A genome region from Populus alba chromosome 3, ASM523922v2, whole genome shotgun sequence includes the following:
- the LOC118051324 gene encoding protein NRT1/ PTR FAMILY 4.3: MEMEARRHDNKGESKCVIGEEITVDWRGKPSNPNKHGGMRAAAFVLGLQAFEIMAIAAVGNNLITYVINEMHFPLSKAANTVTNFVGTIFILALLGGYLSDSYLGCFWTMLIFGFVELSGFILLSVQAHLPQLKPPQCNMLTDGENCVEAKGVKSFIFFVALYLVALGSGCVKPNMIAHGGDQFNQSNPKQSKKLSTYFNAAYFAFSMGELFALTLLVWIQTHSGMDVGFGVSAAVMAMGLISLVSGSLYYRNKPPQGSIFTPIAQVFVAAILKRKQTCPSNPQMLHGSQNSVLDNGIIAPSADSGSLAHTQRFRFLDKACIKIEDGTNIKESPWRLCSVTQVEQVKILISAIPIFACTIVFNTILAQLQTFSVQQGGAMDTQLAKSFHIPPASLQSIPYIILIIVVPLYDTFFVPLARKITGHESGISPLQRIGAGLFFATFSMVSAAIMEKKRRDAAVDSNKILSIFWITPQFLIFGLSEMLTAVGLIEFFYKQSLKGMQAFLTAITYCSYSFGFYLSSLLVSLVNKITSSSSSNRGWLSDNDLNKDRLDLFYWMLAVLSFLNFLSYLFWARWYSYSPISLATTTQQETLGDDHLNNYGFINSSKHGVDESMP; the protein is encoded by the exons ATGGAAATGGAGGCAAGGAGACATGATAACAAGGGAGAGAGCAAGTGTGTGATTGGTGAGGAGATTACTGTTGATTGGAGAGGCAAACCCTCCAATCCCAACAAGCATGGAGGCATGAGAGCCGCGGCATTTGTTCTTG GGCTTCAAGCATTTGAGATAATGGCAATAGCTGCTGTAGGGAACAACCTCATAACATATGTGATAAATGAGATGCACTTCCCTTTGTCAAAGGCTGCAAACACAGTGACAAATTTTGTTGGAACTATCTTTATCCTGGCCCTCCTTGGTGGTTACCTCTCGGACTCTTATCTTGGGTGTTTCTGGACCATGCTCATCTTTGGTTTTGTCGAACTTTCT GGTTTCATATTACTATCAGTTCAAGCTCATCTTCCCCAACTAAAGCCACCCCAGTGTAACATGTTGACTGATGGAGAAAACTGCGTGGAAGCGAAAGGAGTCAAGtcctttatcttttttgtaGCGCTGTACTTGGTGGCATTAGGGAGTGGATGTGTTAAACCCAACATGATTGCTCATGGAGGTGACCAGTTCAATCAAAGCAATCCAAAGCAATCCAAGAAGCTCTCTACCTACTTCAATGCTGCCTATTTTGCTTTCTCCATGGGTGAACTTTTTGCTCTAACACTTCTTGTATGGATACAAACACATTCTGGGATGGATGTTGGTTTCGGAGTATCTGCAGCTGTCATGGCTATGGGATTGATCAGCTTGGTTTCCGGTAGTCTATATTACAGGAACAAACCCCCTCAAGGAAGCATTTTCACCCCCATAGCTCAG GTTTTTGTGGCTGCAATATTAAAGAGAAAGCAAACTTGTCCTTCTAATCCACAGATGCTTCATGGAAGCCAAAACAGTGTGCTCGATAATGGCATAATAGCCCCATCTGCTGACTCTGGCAGTCTAGCTCATACACAAAGGTTCAG GTTCTTGGACAAGGCCTGCATCAAAATTGAAGATGGGACCAATATAAAGGAGAGTCCATGGAGATTGTGCAGTGTCACTCAAGTGGAGCAAGTGAAGATACTGATCTCAGCCATTCCAATTTTTGCCTGCACCATCGTTTTTAACACCATCTTAGCTCAACTCCAGACTTTCTCAGTCCAGCAAGGTGGTGCCATGGACACCCAACTCGCCAAATCCTTCCATATCCCTCCTGCTTCACTTCAATCCATCCCTTACATTATCCTCATCATTGTAGTCCCTCTGTATGACACTTTCTTTGTACCTTTAGCAAGAAAAATCACCGGTCATGAATCAGGAATATCTCCTCTGCAGAGGATAGGAGCCGGCCTCTTTTTTGCTACCTTTTCCATGGTTTCTGCTGCCATtatggagaagaagagaagggatGCAGCCGTAGATTCCAACAAGATACTGTCCATCTTTTGGATCACCCCTCAGTTTCTAATATTTGGATTGTCAGAAATGCTAACTGCCGTTGGTCTCATAGAGTTCTTTTACAAACAGTCTTTAAAAGGGATGCAAGCATTTTTAACAGCTATCACCTATTGCTCCTATTCATTTGGGTTTTACTTGAGCTCCTTGCTAGTTTCTTTGGTAAACAAGATCACCTCCTCAAGTTCTTCAAATCGAGGCTGGCTCAGTGACAATGATCTCAACAAAGACAGATTGGATCTTTTCTACTGGATGCTAGCAGTCCTTAGCTTCCTCAACTTCCTTAGCTACCTATTTTGGGCTAGATGGTATTCTTACAGTCCAATATCTCTAGCAACCACAACACAACAAGAGACGCTTGGTGATGATCACTTAAACAACTATGGCTTCATCAACTCTTCAAAACATGGTGTGGATGAAAGCATGCCATAA